From one Candidatus Limnocylindrales bacterium genomic stretch:
- a CDS encoding SGNH/GDSL hydrolase family protein — protein MTRFVQAACLAAASLAASASAASANTIAQNVSWTIEREAPTGKYRLAAYGDSLYAGYKGSISEVATWNAPNVFGEYASNHWNADIEIVRRAKSGAKADDIYANKIVDDDQYMQHESTRIVTFEMCGNDGLSARNKFAEQDEGTSCDYTELEEAVATCVEYLEKAMIYINNNSHPEVKLKVVSNLYYPGYDEDDELSACNDPETGTPVNRQDVFLRYLARINWNTCNFAHEFGFECADTFAQFMGSDYDSNGDGRTDWRALRYVHGESEDDYVERLSVTLRETIRDPNTHFVNADTSRDYIRSDNTHPTYRGGETDVGPLGGSGGGEGPPRFAPERYRRNFKNPVWRKFGHERFGRTLAIFTPDTPD, from the coding sequence ATGACCCGCTTCGTTCAAGCCGCCTGCCTGGCGGCCGCCTCGCTCGCCGCATCGGCCTCGGCCGCTTCGGCCAACACCATCGCCCAGAACGTTTCGTGGACCATCGAGCGCGAGGCCCCGACAGGCAAGTACCGCCTCGCGGCCTACGGCGACTCGCTGTATGCGGGGTACAAGGGCTCGATCTCGGAAGTGGCGACATGGAATGCGCCCAACGTCTTCGGCGAGTACGCCTCCAATCACTGGAACGCCGACATCGAGATCGTGCGGCGCGCCAAGTCGGGCGCCAAGGCGGACGACATCTACGCCAACAAGATCGTCGATGACGACCAGTACATGCAGCACGAGAGCACGCGCATCGTCACGTTCGAGATGTGCGGCAACGACGGCCTGAGCGCGCGAAACAAGTTCGCCGAGCAGGATGAGGGCACGTCGTGCGACTATACGGAGCTGGAAGAGGCGGTCGCGACGTGCGTCGAGTACCTCGAAAAGGCGATGATCTACATCAACAACAACTCGCACCCGGAGGTCAAGCTCAAGGTGGTCTCCAACCTCTACTATCCCGGGTACGACGAAGATGACGAACTGAGCGCCTGCAACGATCCCGAGACCGGAACGCCCGTCAACCGCCAGGACGTGTTCCTGCGCTACCTTGCCCGCATCAACTGGAACACCTGCAACTTCGCCCACGAGTTCGGCTTCGAGTGCGCGGATACCTTCGCGCAGTTCATGGGTTCCGACTACGACTCCAACGGCGACGGCCGCACCGACTGGCGCGCACTCCGCTACGTCCACGGAGAATCCGAGGACGACTACGTGGAGCGGCTGTCGGTCACGCTGCGCGAGACCATCCGCGATCCGAACACCCACTTCGTCAACGCCGACACCAGCCGCGACTACATCCGCTCCGACAACACGCATCCGACCTACCGCGGCGGCGAGACCGACGTTGGCCCGCTCGGCGGCTCCGGCGGCGGCGAAGGGCCGCCGCGCTTCGCGCCCGAGCGATACCGGCGCAACTTCAAGAATCCGGTCTGGAGAAAGTTCGGCCACGAGCGCTTCGGCCGCACGCTCGCCATCTTCACGCCGGACACGCCGGACTAG
- a CDS encoding DNA-3-methyladenine glycosylase I: MAAKEKIRCDWCGSDPLYRQYHDEEWGVPVHDDATLFEFLVLEGAQAGLSWITILRKREAYRRAFAGFDAGKVARFTPARVEKLLQDPGIVRNRLKVESAVKNARAFLKVQEEFGSFDRYQWRFVDGRPIVNRFESIKQVPARTDISDAFSKDLKQRGFGFVGSTIMYAHMQAVGMVNDHLVTCFRHKAVPRR, encoded by the coding sequence ATGGCTGCCAAGGAAAAGATCCGCTGCGACTGGTGCGGCAGCGACCCTCTGTATCGCCAGTACCACGACGAAGAATGGGGCGTGCCGGTTCACGACGACGCCACGCTGTTCGAGTTCCTCGTGCTCGAAGGCGCGCAAGCCGGCCTGAGCTGGATCACGATCCTGAGGAAGCGCGAGGCCTACCGGAGAGCCTTCGCCGGCTTCGATGCCGGAAAGGTCGCGCGCTTCACGCCGGCGCGCGTCGAGAAGCTGCTCCAGGACCCGGGCATCGTGCGCAACCGGCTCAAGGTGGAGTCGGCCGTCAAGAATGCGCGCGCGTTCCTGAAGGTGCAGGAAGAGTTCGGCAGCTTCGATCGCTACCAGTGGCGGTTCGTCGACGGCCGGCCCATCGTCAATCGATTCGAATCGATCAAGCAGGTTCCCGCGCGCACCGACATCTCGGACGCGTTCAGCAAGGACCTCAAGCAGCGCGGCTTCGGCTTCGTGGGCTCCACGATCATGTACGCGCACATGCAGGCGGTGGGCATGGTCAACGATCACCTCGTGACGTGCTTCCGCCACAAGGCGGTGCCGCGCCGATAG
- a CDS encoding VWA domain-containing protein — translation MLQRSLAAFIAATISFAPAAFAGVLPGTTTATDFVFLIDASPSMLNNINAVKAGMSEFVSDLDEANVDARFAIILFGKTGPELILDLTSNATLTEQRLGQILVNGANPGIHNDHNGDPEDSLTAIRAALNVTTTPLAVNNILDESPGHTGRLAFRQNALINLILLTDENSDSAFHSADRMEGQTGTNPPTMDVNFYGSPWQTEVDVTAAAVIDAGAFLNMIVPTCEACPLQYGDPESDISDPDLSNWDEDATLATLRDLSAATLPPGDQRPATASRAEQSLQAQIIDGATQDDTPENLVARAFLIDDLDTDPDFVTNIFAAKVAETVVAVCGDGVAEDEEDCDDANTANGDCCSSTCEFETVGSSCTSDGNACTTDVCNATGTCLHNTITCAADGDPCTADTCDTAAGCNYPDAANGTPCNDGQFCTATDGCVDGTCVGSGSPCGSTECQTVCNEGNNTCADPQNTPCTADSDVCTSEVCNGSGACVSVFNTAPCDDGNECTGDDACLNGTCQGGAGDGCDDLDDCTIDSCAGVTCQHENIQFFSACFGVLIAGDGDTRGKGRIRAGSQALGNACADLGDIGQSTLTDGDWFIMDDSSPKAAKVRGNQATVNGDVATDGGGITAAPKTTDADLFGTGLAKIPTGMIVPKLPSGVVDTTGDHEGLPRCLAAQQNQVSVQALLDALPSDQTFGKLKTAASSTQTFNATNVGGITVIDIQKWSIGNFATINLDGGGSDSTFVIRVDKKLDANAGITWNLINGATAERTVFYVAGGKLEIGLNNTGGGILFTPDGKTVIKAGSTWTGVAIGGKGAELGDNVTLTHAHYQGPNF, via the coding sequence ATGCTTCAGCGGTCTCTCGCTGCGTTCATCGCCGCAACGATCTCGTTCGCTCCGGCAGCTTTCGCGGGGGTTCTTCCCGGCACGACCACCGCCACCGACTTCGTCTTCCTGATCGACGCCAGCCCGTCGATGCTCAACAACATCAATGCCGTCAAGGCAGGGATGAGCGAATTCGTCTCCGATCTCGATGAGGCGAACGTCGACGCGCGCTTTGCCATCATCCTCTTCGGCAAGACGGGCCCCGAGTTGATTCTCGACCTTACCAGCAACGCGACGCTGACCGAGCAGCGCCTGGGCCAGATCCTCGTCAACGGCGCCAATCCCGGCATCCACAACGACCACAACGGCGATCCCGAGGACAGCCTGACTGCGATCCGCGCAGCGCTGAACGTGACGACGACGCCGCTGGCGGTCAACAACATCCTCGATGAGAGCCCCGGCCATACGGGGCGCCTCGCGTTCCGTCAGAACGCACTGATCAACCTCATCCTGCTGACGGATGAGAACTCGGACAGCGCGTTCCATTCCGCCGATCGGATGGAGGGCCAGACCGGCACCAACCCGCCGACGATGGACGTCAACTTCTACGGGAGCCCCTGGCAGACCGAGGTCGACGTCACCGCCGCCGCGGTGATCGATGCCGGAGCGTTCCTCAACATGATCGTTCCCACCTGCGAGGCGTGTCCTCTGCAGTACGGGGACCCCGAGTCCGACATCAGCGACCCGGATCTGAGCAACTGGGACGAGGATGCGACCCTGGCCACGCTCCGTGATCTGTCGGCGGCCACTCTGCCTCCGGGCGATCAGCGCCCCGCCACCGCGTCGCGCGCCGAGCAGAGCCTGCAGGCGCAGATCATCGACGGCGCAACCCAGGACGACACGCCCGAGAACCTCGTCGCCCGCGCCTTCCTCATCGACGATCTCGACACCGACCCCGACTTCGTCACCAACATCTTCGCCGCCAAGGTAGCCGAGACCGTCGTGGCCGTCTGCGGCGACGGCGTGGCCGAGGACGAGGAGGACTGCGACGACGCCAACACCGCCAACGGCGACTGCTGCTCCTCGACCTGCGAGTTCGAGACAGTCGGCAGCAGCTGCACCAGCGACGGCAACGCGTGCACGACCGACGTCTGCAACGCCACCGGCACGTGCCTGCACAACACGATCACCTGCGCGGCGGACGGCGATCCCTGCACGGCCGACACCTGCGACACGGCCGCGGGCTGCAACTATCCCGACGCCGCCAACGGGACGCCGTGCAACGACGGCCAGTTCTGCACCGCCACCGACGGCTGCGTCGACGGCACGTGCGTCGGCAGCGGCAGCCCATGCGGCAGCACCGAGTGCCAGACCGTGTGCAACGAGGGCAACAACACCTGCGCGGACCCGCAGAACACGCCGTGCACGGCGGACAGCGACGTGTGTACGTCGGAGGTGTGCAACGGCAGCGGCGCCTGTGTAAGCGTCTTCAACACGGCTCCGTGCGACGACGGCAACGAGTGCACGGGGGATGACGCCTGCCTCAACGGCACCTGCCAGGGCGGTGCGGGCGACGGCTGCGATGATCTGGACGACTGCACGATCGACTCGTGCGCCGGCGTCACGTGCCAGCACGAGAACATCCAGTTCTTCAGCGCCTGCTTCGGCGTGCTCATCGCCGGCGACGGCGACACGCGCGGCAAGGGCCGCATCCGCGCCGGCTCGCAGGCGCTGGGCAATGCGTGCGCCGACCTCGGCGACATCGGCCAGAGCACGCTGACCGATGGCGACTGGTTCATCATGGACGACTCCAGCCCGAAGGCCGCCAAGGTCCGCGGCAACCAGGCCACCGTTAACGGCGACGTCGCCACCGACGGCGGCGGCATCACCGCGGCGCCGAAGACGACCGACGCCGACCTGTTCGGGACCGGCCTCGCCAAGATCCCCACGGGCATGATCGTTCCGAAGCTGCCGTCGGGCGTCGTCGATACGACCGGCGATCACGAGGGACTGCCGCGCTGCCTGGCAGCGCAGCAGAACCAGGTCTCGGTGCAGGCGCTGCTGGATGCGCTGCCGAGCGACCAGACCTTCGGCAAGCTCAAGACGGCGGCGAGCTCGACGCAGACGTTCAATGCGACCAACGTCGGCGGCATCACGGTCATCGACATCCAGAAGTGGTCCATCGGGAACTTCGCCACCATCAATCTGGACGGCGGCGGGTCCGATTCGACGTTCGTGATCCGCGTGGACAAGAAGCTGGACGCCAATGCGGGCATCACCTGGAACCTGATCAACGGGGCGACGGCCGAGCGTACGGTGTTCTACGTCGCGGGCGGCAAGCTCGAGATCGGTCTGAACAACACCGGCGGCGGCATCCTGTTCACGCCGGATGGCAAGACCGTGATCAAGGCGGGCAGCACCTGGACGGGCGTCGCCATCGGCGGCAAGGGCGCCGAGCTGGGAGACAACGTTACCCTGACCCACGCGCACTACCAGGGCCCGAACTTCTGA